Proteins co-encoded in one Brassica oleracea var. oleracea cultivar TO1000 chromosome C4, BOL, whole genome shotgun sequence genomic window:
- the LOC106338778 gene encoding ATP-dependent DNA helicase PIF2-like, which yields MMLNGSKYVGGARTATPYQLRDMFVTFLTNCFVASPKDLWEHSWKSMSEDILHKRQRILGHTNLELDDETLEQYTLIEVEKLMRMHDRSLNDIKDMPKIKPVLLKELRNSLWNQEMDYDVAEETLRHDRQYNLLNAEQRTIYESVLDSVDKKDGKLFFVYGAGGTGKTFLYQTIISRLRSRKQIVLPVASSGIAALLLPNGRTAHYRFNIPLKLDENKLCNIKPNTMMAELIEKMDLIIWDEAPMTHKHAFEALDKSLKDIMSIKNPPAKDQTFRGKAVLLGGAFRQILPVIP from the coding sequence ATGATGTTGAATGGCTCGAAGTATGTCGGAGGTGCTAGAACAGCCACCCCATACCAACTCCGAGATATGTTTGTTACATTCCTAACCAACTGCTTCGTTGCAAGCCCTAAAGACCTATGGGAACACTCATGGAAATCAATGAGCGAGGACATACTTCACAAGAGACAAAGGATCTTGGGTCACACAAATCTGGAACTGGATGATGAGACCCTTGAGCAATACACGTTAATCGAAGTCGAAAAGTTGATGCGAATGCATGACCGCTCATTAAATGATATTAAAGATATGCCAAAGATCAAACCTGTTTTACTAAAAGAATTGAGGAACAGTTTGTGGAACCAAGAAATGGATTACGATGTTGCCGAGGAAACACTAAGACATGACCGGCAGTACAACTTACTTAACGCCGAGCAGCGTACGATTTATGAATCAGTTTTAGACTCTGTTGATAAAAAGGATGGGAAACTATTCTTTGTATATGGTGCAGGTGGCACAGGAAAAACATTCTTATACCAAACCATTATATCCAGACTTCGCTCGAGAAAACAAATCGTTCTCCCGGTTGCTTCTTCAGGAATAGCCGCATTGCTACTACCAAACGGGAGAACAGCTCATTATCGCTTTAATATTCCTTTGAAGCTCGATGAAAATAAGCTCTGCAACATCAAACCAAATACAATGATGGCTGAACTAATCGAGAAAATGGACCTCATAATTTGGGATGAGGCACCTATGACACACAAGCATGCTTTCGAAGCACTAGACAAAAGTTTGAAAGACATAATGTCTATAAAAAATCCACCCGCAAAAGATCAAACTTTTCGCGGCAAAGCAGTTTTGTTAGGTGGTGCTTTTAGACAGATCCTACCAGTAATTCCATAA